The genomic segment AGGCCACAGATGGAGAGGGGAAAGCGGACGTGTGGTCGGGTCAGGGGGGCAAGATGGAGCTAGAGCTCGACTTAGGTCCGAGAAATGACCcgtggggtggtgggtggggggctgAGGGCTCACCTCACAGCTGCTGAGGTCCAGGTGCAGGTCGCTGAGGTGACTGTTGAGGGAGAGGCCCTGGAGCAGCGCCCTGTGGGAGGAAGGTCAGCAGGccccccttcacccctcacccccttcTCCCGGAGAGCCCCCTCGGACGCCGCCCAACCCCGCACCCACCCGACCTGAGGGCCTCCAGGGGCAGCCTCGTGGCCGACAGGCTGACGTGGCTCAGAGCGTAGGCGCTGCTGAAGAACTGCTTGAAGGCCGGCGGGGCCTCGCGGCCCTTCCTGCGGAGATGCCTGGGGTCAGCAAGTGAGGGGGCACCCACgacctgccctgcccctccccgcacCTGTGCGCCCACCTGTGGGAGCAGCTGTTGCGCGCCAGGTTGAGGTAGGTGAGGTGGGAGCAGCAGCCGTGGAGCAGGGCGCCCAGAAGCTGTGAGGGGAGACCGCGAGCGGCTCACGGGCTGGgagggctgctgggaggggcGACGAggactcccccctccctccccactgaggTCCCGGCGCTCCGCCCTCTGCCCTCCGTCTGTGCCAGCCCCGCTGTGCCTGCCCACTTAGcctcttcaagcctcagtttcccctccgtGGAAAGTGGGTCTACTCCCACCTGCCTGGCCCCCAGGGGTGTGAGAGGCTCACGGGCAGCGGATGGGTAAAGCCAGGCCCACCGCAGGCTCTTGAGGTGCCTGGTTCAAGTTAGGGGAGGAGTCCTTTCCTCCTGGTGGACTCAGCCCTGTGCTGCGGCGCGCAGCCGGGCAGTGCATCAGGGCTGGCTCTCAGGCACAGCCAGCACAACCTTGGGCAGAGCACGGATAAAGGTGTGAGCTCTGTCGTTGATTTGTAATTCAGCTGAACCTGACGCCATCCTGCCAGCTCTGCCCGCCTCTGTACTCAAGGAGGGGGTGAGGCAGAGACCCACCCCGGGCCTCCCCAGATCACCACGGGCTGGCTCCCCCATCACCAACCCCTCACCAAGTCCACGGCACAGTCAGTCCCCGCCAGGTCCAGGTGCACCAAGGCATTGGGCTGGGCCAGGAAGCTGTAGAGAGCCTGCGAAGGAAGGACGGAGGGGCTGCAGGTGAAGGAGTGACAGAGCccgtcccctccccagggccacCAGGCAGACACCCCAGGCCCTGAAGCCTGAGTGTGCTGCTGCAGGGGCTTGAGGCTACATTTGTGGACTCACGTTGGCCTCATCTGTGGCGAGCAGCCCAGGGTTCTTGCTCAGGTCCAGGTATCGAAGGGAGCTGGCAAAGGCCGGGTTGGCCCCGAAGGTCTGGCCCAGCGCCTGGAGCCCTGAGCACAGCGGGCACTGGGCTGGGTTGGCCCCCACCCACACCTCTTCCCCTTGCACACAGCTCTTCCTCACTCTCCAAATGTGGCTCCTTTCCCTTCTTTGATCCCTGGGATgctgtgtgagggtgtgggtacACCTCTGGGACTCGACACCCAGGCAGTGCTTAGGGTCAGTGCTCTGGGTCAGAGTCAGAGGTTAGGGGTCCCGGGGCAAGTACCTCGAGGGGAAATGGCAGTCTTGGCCAGGCACAGTTTGGTGAGGCCAGTGGGGAAGCAGAGGAGCTGCTGGCTCAGACTGAGGAAACCTGCGGAGTGGAGAGAGAAATGGGCCCACTGAGCGATGGGCAGTGGGGACAGGTGGTGCAGAGTCAGACTGGGGGGTTGAGTGGGGTATGGGCCTGGAGTCGAGGATGGCAGGAttggggcaggggctggcatCCGGTCGGAGAGCCCCTGTTCAGACCCGGGTTGGGCTCTGGGCTGGGATGGGGTCTGCATTGTGATGGGGGGTAGGATTCAGTGCCGGGGCTCACCCTTGTCCTCGATGGGGTTGTGGGACAGAGTGAGGGCATGCAGCACACAGCTCCCGTTCTCCCCAAATACCCCGGCCAGCTTCTGGACAAAGTCCCTtcggggaaggggaggaaggatgtgtttgtcctgggccctgggtttcccctcctcctccacctgcctGCCTGGCTGGGGCTGCAATGGTCAGAGGCAGTGCGGGGTCTGTCAGGGAGCTTGTCGTCACTCTGGAGTACCTGGGAAGCTGTGCTGAGACAAAGCCCAGCTTCGGGTCCTCAAGACTGGAGCAGCACACTCTGCTCGGTGGTTGATGGCAGAAGGGGACGGGGCATGGAGATACTGGGGAAGGCCATGGAGCTGGGGGTCAGGAGGCTTAGGTGTGACTTGCTTTGTGCCCTCTTTGGGCTTCTTCTGTAAAGTGAGGAGCTGAATGAGATGGTTCAGAGGCCCATATCGTGCTCTGAGGTTCTGGGACCCTAAGACTACATCAGGATGGTACCACTGCCCAAGGAGGAGGCTGGCCTCACGTCTTAAGCCCGGCATTGTCCAGCACCAGCTCTTCGAGGCTCCCCGACTTGCTCAGGGTGTGTAGCACCTGTTCTAGCACTTCAGAGCCCTGAGGACAGAGGGGGTCATGTGATCAGGAGCCAGAGAGGGACTACTCTTCCCTTCCCACCGCCCCTCCTGGACCCTACCAGCCGCAGGTCCTTGCAGTAGAGTTTGGTGAACCATTGGTTGTAGGCCAGGGCTGCCACCATTAGGGCCAAGTCTCTGTGGGGAAATTGAGGGGGCAGGAAAGTGGTGAGCAGGTGGCGGGGCAGGAAAGGAGAGTCTAGGAATGGGGTGGTTGTGCAGGGGAAAGCCTAGATGGGTGGAAGGCagtgagggtgggggctgggagacaGAGCTGGGGCTGTGGGTGGGACCAGAAGGGAGAGTCTAGAAAGGCCAGGGCTGCGCTGAGGCTGGAATGGGGGGTTGAGTCTCTACCCCATCTGCTTACCGGCTCTCCAAGTGGCTGAAATCCAAAAGATTGAACTCCCGGTTATCCTCGGCATGATAGATGGTGTCCACATCCTTGGAGAGGTGGAACTGGCTCAcacctgctcccctcctcctcctcggcccCCTCCCTCTGGGTCCCAGCTGCCCACCTGCCAGGTCCCTGCCCAACGCACCCATTGCACCTCCTCACGGCAGTGCAGCCCGTTGTAGTCGCACAGGGCGGCGTAGGTCTCGGAGAAGCCACCTGTGGGGCAGGAGATGGACTGGCTCCTTGAGCAGcaaggggggtggggaatgggctTGGAGTTCAAGGAAAGGTCAAGGTCACTTTATGCACCAGCGTCCTGGGTCCCTGCTACATCCTGAACCCCTGTGGTCTGGGGGCTGTGGAGTCTCAGGGCAGGCAAAGCCCCACACACAGAGGACTCTGAGCAAGGGGCAGGGTGGTGTAGGACCCACTTCCGAGtctgcccctgctcaccgcagacACTGTGAGTGGTGGACGTGGAAGTCTCAGAGTTGGGGGATGTGTCTCGGGGCCCTTCTGGGGTGTCTGCATTTCCACGCCGGATTAGACTCCTGGAAAGTGAACAAATCCACCCCAAGAAAGGTGGAAAGAAGCTCTCAATTCTTCCCCTGTTACAGCTTCTGGATCCCCAGGAAAAGCAGGAGTAGGGACATGAGAACCCTTCTCCTTGGTGTCCCCAGGGGCCCAGGtccaggggatggagggagggaggaaggaggtctCCTTGTTGTCTGACCCCAGAGAGACTCCTCCTTTGCCACTCACCCAGGGCCAGGGCAGACCTTGGCGAGGGCGGAGCTCACATGTCGTGTCACCTGGTCCACGCTCTCGGCTGATGGCAGTCGCATGCTCACCACGCCACGCTCTGTCTCCACTAGGATCTGggggagagggaacagcagggCCTCAGATGCGGGCTCCCTCCTCCTGCTGGCCCAGGAGTGGGACCCAAGCCCTGGTGCTCACCTGGTTCTGACTGAGAGTGTTGAAGGCCCGGATCTCCAGGACATTGAAGGAGCTCTccacctggggggagggggcatggggATGCCCAGCTCATGGTCAGCGCCTGGCTGCTGGGCTCAGAGGGGAGCATGCCAGGTACTCTCCCGCTCATCAGCCCAACTCACCTTGGCTGGGATTTTAAGGGGGAAAACGTGGAGGCGCCAGGAGGTCAGGGCCTTCAGAGAGGGGAAAAGAACATCAGCAGCAAATAGTTGCTTCCTGGGCCCTAGTCACCCTGTCCTCTGTTAGCCCCCTCAGCCTGAGTTCACCCCCTGTCAGCTGACCCTCTGCTCTGGAAGTCCCCCCTCTCTCTCATGCCCCACCTTAGGCTCCTGGACATCTACCCAgtccagcctccccctcccccaggctatGTCTTCTCCGCTCTTCCCCACCTCTATCTCCCCTGGCCCTCCCCCAGGCTCCCTGACCTCACCAGCCCAGGTGCCCTTgattccccttcccctcctccagcccagtgCCCTCACCAGCACGCGGTCCTCGAACTTCTTGGGCTTCGTCTCCAGCTTGACACGATGTTGTTGGAGCACAGCCCCTTGGCTCAGGCACCTCCGGATGCTGTCTGCAGGTAGGTGGGGGGCTGCTCAGAGCTCCCCTTACCCTGGCCGCCCCCACATACCCACGGCTCtccaggggcaggggcagagggcaggagagggaatcggagagagacaaagaaggactGAGACCTTTCCTTCTTgggtggtttttctctttctattagaAAGGCaggggggtgtggagaaaactcTGGCTCCTGATGTCCCTGAGTCTGGGGACAGTAGCCGAGTGACACCACAGGAGCGTGTGAAGGATTTTTCCAACCCATGCACTCCAGCAGCTGTCAACACATACAGAGTGAGTCAGTGTGTAGGGGCGTGGGGGTGTCCCTTCGACTACATTCTAGGTGGTCTGTGAGTGAGTGTCTGCCTTTTACTACTCATGTAAAGAAGATGCCAGGGAGCCCGTGTGTGGCACTGGCGGGGATGGCTGAGTGTGAATGAGTATGCTGTGTTTGCAGTTGTGAAAGGGGCACAGAGCCAGCCAGTTCTGGTGTgggtaggggggtgggggtaggaaggAATTAGTGTTTAAATGAGTCCCATACCCATCTGCTGGCGGAACCATCCAGAtatcccagtgtgtgtgtgtgtgtgtgtgtgtgtgtgtgtgtgcgcgcgcgtgcagtTTCTGTAAagatgtgtgtatacacatctcAATACTGTGCTTGTGTGCCTGTGGAGGTGTGGGAAATCGCCACCGTGCAGCACGCCTCTGAGTATCCTTGAGCGTCCTGGTGTCTGCGTGGGCTAGCCTGTGCTCCCGCCTCTGGGGGTCAGGGTTGTGGCAATGCTGGGGGGTCAGGCCTTGGTTTGGACTGAGTCTGAGAACAGCGCAAACAGGAGAGGCCTTGAGGTGTGGGTGTCGGgtagagagaagggggcaggctGGGATGGGGGCTGTGGTAGGTGAGCTGCAGGGACCTTGCTCCTGGTTTAAGCTCCAATCCAGGAGCTTAAAGCTCTTCCCTGACTCCCTTCTTTGCCCCGCTGGCCTGGACGCAGTCGGGCTGCTAGCGGGGCTCTCTGGAGCCAGTTCCGGGGCGGAACCGGGAGGAGGGAAGGTGTTGAGCCAGAGGCGGTCAGGACCTGGGGCAGCTCCCATCACCCGGCGGGGCGGGCCTGGCCCCGCCCGGCGGGGAAACGGGGACTCTCCGGAGGGGACACAGGATGCTTCGCCGAGAGGTGGGCCAGGATCGCTGAGAGCCAGCCCCAGGGAGCGTGAAGGGACTGCACCTGTCACTGAAGATCGGGACGGGCGGCTCTGGGACAGGTAGGTCCTGACGGGGTGAGGCGAGGAGGGCAGCGAAGGATGCTCTGGGGACAGCGATGCCCCGAGCTGGGatgagggggcagggggctgccTTGGAACCGGGATGCATGAGGGGCGGGAGGCAGCGGGGTATACCGCGGGGAGGAACGCACTGGGTCTGGGAGGCTCCAGGACGGGGCGTCCCGGGGACCACCGCAGCCTCGTACCTTGCAGCTCGCGGGTGAGCTCCGCGCTGGACTTGGCCATGGCGGCCGTTGCTGCCGCTGTTGCTGCAGAGGAGCCGCGGTCGCCGCCGCCGGGGAGCCGCGGCACATGCTAGACCCGGCTCCGGCAGGGCCCCGGCGCTGAGCGCTGCAGCAGCCGCGGAGCCCGCTCCCGTTAGGGGCGGCTGCGCGAGCGCTCCTCCCCCCGCCTCGGAGCGCCGGGTCTCCCGCCCCGCCCGGTGAGGCGCCGGCCTGAGCATGCGCGCCGCGCCCCCCAGCCGCGTGAGACCCTGCGCGCTCGCGCCCACCCCTCCCGCCGGATCCCGCGTGCTACGCCCAGTGCGTGTCGCCTGGAACCCAGACCATCTCCCAGGCGGGGGGCAGCGTCCCCACTTCCCGTGTCACCCACTCCTCGGGCACTGTGAGCAAAAcccatttcttttgtttgtagGCCTGGGTACCCCTCGCCAGGTCATGCTTGCAAGGCTCCTCCCTTTTCACTGCTTGCTCGGGACCCGTCTAGCTCGTCCTCACTGACCCTCGAAGGAAGGAACTCGCGGCAGAGGGTGGAACTGGCCGAATCTGCGGGAGTTCGTCCTTCGTTTCCCGCTTGCCCAGCCTCGGGGAGCCCTGCGGTGTTCTTGGCACTGTCCCCGCGGGTGTGAGGCCGAGAGTAGCACCTGGGAATTCCCGTGCCACCTCCTCCCAGCTGGCAGCACAGCAAACAGCCCCACACCCAGCATTACACTCAGGTCCTGGAGACAGGGAGGAGGGTTAGGATCCAGACTTAGTATCTGGGGGGATCTTAGGGGAATCCAGTCCACTCAGACTTATGCCCTCTGCTTGGCTACCACACCTATCAGCACCCTAagctgaaaaaacaaacacattgatTCAGAGCATCGTGATCATCTGCATTTTATTTGCACCTCATTTGCGAGTTGTTAATTTCCAGCCCTGTTCCTTCCACCCCAGGTTCCTTCTTTCCCATCTCTCTAAAattccccagaaaaaaaaaaatgagttggtCTTTGCCACCGTAGACTAAGCCCTCTCAGCAGGTCTGCCCTATGCTCTCAGGGGAAGTCTATTCAAGGCTACAGCAACAGTGAGAATCCTCAGAAGACCACACCTTGACAGCAGAGAATGCTGAAGTTTTTCACAGGGCAGAATTAATATGGGGGTAGGCGGGGGTGGGGTTACAGTGTAAGGTGAGCGGTATGCTAGACAGTGGTGGGAAAGACCAGTTGATGGATGCTGGAACAGGATCCAAGAGTTGCAGCCCAATCTCTGCACTGGTGGAAGTTCTCTAGGTTCTCAGAGGCGGGATGGCATCCCTCCAGCCACCACCACTGTCTCTCCAGTGATGTAGCTGGCGTCTTCAGAGCAAAGGAAAGACACGATGCCTGCACAGTCCTCTGGCTTGCCtatcctggggaggaggggaaaaaaggaagggagtaAAAATCAAACAGGGAATGAAATTTGCTTCATCAAAAAGTATCAGGTGATTTTGCAGAACCAGTGTGCTGTCCATCAAATAGGGTTACCATGAGTATAAGCTGTTTTAATTCAGTGTAAGGATTAATACTGTACTCTGCAAAAACCATTGCatattatattcatataataTAGAGATACTTTGTTTTTTAGAGAACTCAGGACACCAAAATCCAAAGTTATATAAACTGGTGAGCAGCTATTTCATTCCTCAAAGAATTTGCTTCACGTGTGTGCATGCTATTCGACTGTCAGGGAGTCTGTGAGACAGTAAATGGTTTGTTTAAAGTGATTCCACTCGTACAGCTTCCATTCACAGACAATTTTCTTCAGGAATCTATTTTTGTCCCTTAAAGTCATTTTGTGAGACTGCTAATTCTCAGTGTTTGTATCAGTGATTGCATAGTTAGGAACACTTTAACACTTTAACCGTAGAATGCTCTAGAGGTGGGTGGAGAGGGTACCTCAAACCTAGAAGGCCTGGATTAGTGGTTCTCCATCCTAGCTTCACACTGTAGTCATCTGAGAGGCTTAACTACCTGCCCCCCAATGCCACGCCAAAGATACCTAGGTCCTACCTTGgatcaattagaaaaagaatctctgggagtggggcctgagcatcTGTGGTTTCGCAAGCACCCCACCTGATTCTAATGTGCATCCAAGACTGAAGAGCATGAGGCCAGATCATTCACTGCTGCTCAAGGATGACAGTACCCTGACTTATTAATGAGTTGTGAACTAGGCCTGCAGCTCATGCCTGACATCAGAATGGTTTGGGGAGCACTTGAGGGCATCTCCCTTCTCAAGTAGGCACTGCTGGTATGTGTCCTTGAGGGGACGAGGTGGAGGAGCTAAAGACAAGAGAGTTCCCAGAAGCCAGAgctggagagaggcagggaacttAGAGGAAAGAGAGCCAGATGAAGGTGCCTGAATAGTGCGGCCAACCCTTTGGAGAAGAGGCTAATTATCTTAGGCAAGGGGAATTTGGGGACTTGGTAAAGCTCTTCGTTCCTTTTATTTGGATTGTAGGATCATCAACGTGAGCTTTGGAAATGTGCCTCTTTTTATTCAAGGGGAACTAACAGAAgcatgttttggttttggttgtgGTTCTTCATCCTTAGGGATGCCCAGAGGTGGAGGCAAACACCCAGGTGGAGAGAGGAGTCAGGGCCTCCCCCAGGGCTCTGCTCTGCTAAATATGGATGCCTCTGTGTTTGGTTTTTGCAGTGGAAGCAGACTCCTTGCACACGGCACTATAGTGATGCTGTGTTCCAGAACTTGTGAAATCTGTGTGTTTGAAGCAGAGGAGAGcatgcctgtgctgtctgcaggACTGAGAGATGGTGAGCCGTGGGCTGTGAGGGACCATCTTTATCCCTCCTCGCCCTCCCCTGTGACAGCCTTACCTTTTGATCTGCATGGCTGCTTTTAGCTTTTCCAGTGTTGCCTGGTCTTCCCACAACTGCAGGAAAAAGGGAAATCTCTTCCTGTGAGGGACAGTGAGGGGAGAAACTGCCCACCCCCACATCAGTTgagaggaaggatggagagaCGCCCCTTTCACTTCTTAGTCCTTCCCAGCTCCCAGTCTCTACCCACTGCCCTCTTCTGTTCCATTCTCTTCAAGTTCTAGTGAGGCATTTTGCTGGGTCACCCCAGGTCTCATCTACTTAAGGAGACATGAAATGGCCTGAGTGATACCTGAATTCCTCAGCCTCACTGCAACTCAGGAAAGGATCTGTGGGGGTCTGGTCGGGACATGTGGCTGGTATGGAGGGGGGATATGGAaaagtcgggggtggggggtgggtagcaGTGGTTGGGAGCTCAGGACCCAGGGGCTTGCTGTCTCCATCTGAGAAGATGACCTTTAGGTTCCCAATGGGATGCAGGACGCCCCTTCCTCACCGAACGGCTAAAGCTCGTCTTGATGAGTCCAGGTGCCAGGCAGTTCACCCTAATGTTCCTTGGGGCCAGCTCCACGGCCAGGCTCTTGGTGAGGCCCAGCAAGGCTGTTTTACTAACGTTATAAGGGACCATgccctggggaaggagagaataGGTTAGTCTCTTCAATTCCAATTCATTCTTGGTTCTTAACATAAGATCTAAAGGGCAATGGATAATAGGGAATCTCTTGtagcggggggggtggggggggtggggtggttccCCAGTTAGAAAACTGTCTTGTGGTTAAACCTCCCCCAGATTAGCATTTGTGCAGGTGAGGCCTCTATTTTGTTGGAAGGTACTTGGTGGTGTGATTCCAAAAGGGGACACAAACTTCTTAGGGTAACTGGAGGGGTGGAAGGTACaagacagaggaagggataaAAGTAGCAGAAAAGGGGGTTCTTACAGAAGTCATGTTGTAGGCTCCTATGGAGGCCACAATCACCACTGAGCCGCCTCTGGAAAAAGAACAGAATGACCGTCTTCCCAGGGacaccccaacccccagcctgTGTGGGGCCCATTGCTCCCAGgctccctctcactctctgtaCCCTCGTTTCTCCATCTCTGGCACCACTGCTGTTGTCATCAGAGCTGTGGCCGTCACATTAATGCCCAGAATCTGCAATAGAGAGAAGAGGGGGGAACAGCATGAGGGAAGAGGGCTGCAGAAGGCAGAGTGATGGGGAGTTAGAGTGGGGTTCCCAGGATCTGTTTGTTAGGGCTGGTGGAGATCCTAGAGGTGATTTACCTGGTCCTTACAAGtgaagaaaccgaggcccagGGAGAGGTGGCTTTCGCCGGCTGATTCAGCTAGGTTCAGTGAGAAAGAATGGAGCCTGGTTCATCTTGTT from the Hippopotamus amphibius kiboko isolate mHipAmp2 chromosome 2, mHipAmp2.hap2, whole genome shotgun sequence genome contains:
- the LOC130845460 gene encoding dehydrogenase/reductase SDR family member 4-like, whose translation is MQKAGLLFGACAQTWKSMRMASSSVARRNPLENKVALVTASTEGIGFAIARRLAQDGAHVVLSSRKQQKVDKAVAELQREGLSVTGTVCHVGKAEDRQRLVATAVNLHGGVDILVSNAAVNPFFGDVVDVTEEMWDKILGINVTATALMTTAVVPEMEKRGGGSVVIVASIGAYNMTSGMVPYNVSKTALLGLTKSLAVELAPRNIRVNCLAPGLIKTSFSRSLWEDQATLEKLKAAMQIKRIGKPEDCAGIVSFLCSEDASYITGETVVVAGGMPSRL